From the Theileria equi strain WA chromosome 4 map unlocalized gcontig_1105316255041, whole genome shotgun sequence genome, one window contains:
- a CDS encoding conserved hypothetical protein (encoded by transcript BEWA_050510A) encodes MSTLKAARADNFYYPPDADESYRTQRKRMRKTPKKVRAHGISLKYGRIGEEGDDIWNQGPKGPVIRFEMPFKVICLGCGAFIAKGVRFDAERKRVGKYYSTNIYAFRMSCLYCHTQIVIQTDPENTDYLCKEGVRKRIEENDPSKALGYDAAEKQMRASNALFVLEQQAEEELKKGALAVPSEGAQMPRLEPEKVEKAEVVDENRRLGYLERMNEGRNKDDYLANSALRRRFRNEKKELEKRRDDDGNSNFSLPLLDVSKEDLESSKKTTFVSESGKIRAHFKRLVKARGDVFSKGSVHSSSTISMPNSLKEKHNRLKLVKFIESRAHKR; translated from the coding sequence ATGTCCACGTTAAAGGCCGCGAGAGCGGACAACTTTTACTATCCGCCAGACGCGGATGAGTCCTATCGCACACAGAGGAAGCGAATGCGCAAGACTCCCAAAAAGGTGAGGGCACATGGCATTTCTCTGAAATATGGTCGTATCGGAGAGGAGGGAGATGATATCTGGAATCAGGGCCCCAAGGGACCGGTGATACGCTTTGAGATGCCCTTTAAAGTCATCTGTCTGGGCTGCGGAGCCTTCATAGCCAAGGGAGTTCGATTCGATGCAGAGCGGAAACGAGTGGGTAAGTACTACTCCACGAACATTTACGCGTTTCGCATGTCCTGTCTCTACTGCCACACCCAGATTGTGATCCAAACTGACCCTGAAAACACCGACTATCTCTGCAAGGAAGGAGTCCGCAAGAGGATCGAGGAGAATGACCCTTCCAAGGCGCTGGGATACGACGCTGCGGAGAAGCAGATGAGGGCTTCAAATGCCCTCTTTGTACTCGAACAACAGGCGGAAGAGGAGCTAAAGAAGGGCGCTTTGGCGGTCCCCTCGGAAGGGGCTCAGATGCCAAGGTTGGAGCCTGAAAAGGTGGAAAAGGCAGAAGTCGTTGATGAGAACAGAAGGCTGGGTTATCTGGAACGCATGAACGAGGGCAGGAACAAGGACGACTACCTCGCAAACTCTGCGCTGAGGAGGAGGTTTAGgaatgaaaagaaagagCTGGAAAAGAGGAGGGATGATGATGGAAACAGCAATTTTTCACTGCCCCTTTTGGACGTTTCAAAGGAGGATTTGGAGTCTTCTAAAAAGACAACATTCGTCTCAGAGTCTGGCAAAATTAGAGCGCATTTCAAACGACTTGTAAAGGCCAGAGGCGACGTCTTCTCCAAGGGCTCCGTCCACTCCTCCAGCACCATTTCAATGCCGAATTCACTCAAAGAGAAACACAATCGCCTCAAACTTGTAAAGTTTATAGAGTCCAGAGCTCATAAACGCTAA
- a CDS encoding conserved hypothetical protein (encoded by transcript BEWA_050540A): MKLLATYLFLFSCKLCALVNVENSGERVEEVTLDISAPDPLYVETLKRAFYLINAHFYVAKDATRISSIVDKEQILWKAANGLSCDHVVLIRYPEGNGCHPGHQGVTGLLLVYTGSHENVRMPLYFARNGGAWTETKEEEFYDKFHQMVLQKTVFESIEIDIEKRETCDKYFVTNTSNFPFLVYAPNVGYRISKIFNGITIWEAKGEDERCLYVSLYPRDEPKLAYLIVSSWRGEENIYLHKINYGWARINEDEYMDNLKGTGFDESKFDNKQVLDLENVNSDVVRLKKLKFGDTLVCLHVPLLGFLLEKVVDGQNVLWETSGNEYCIYVNKEYNNDSPRTLFLIVSDNEGNRRLLYFKRNNEKWEATDEDEYFSLHNVNKNVSYTHQGNGKIVMSSFKNKQGLRIATYASRVENAKGDFVLAHGLSSLFMFTFCRKYYEWNCKTFGTPLSPYLGEPFIGRGLQKGSNVEKYGHLFEHAKLEGMDAFEAFPKYKYNNCFVEFLNGLGYNVYGYDLQSHGLSESVSEFRCSMDDFKDYVYDVLQFVSIVKRGKFDDPSETFDERSLYENIPTDKKIFLLGNSMSGNIVMQAVQEFYKNAEKGTKFVDGLVSFSTMIDIYPMSDIEERRKFRERIRRCARDVPTDDYSDYVISNFGQSFSAFAGFNDPLGYNKKPSYKVVELLFNACEGLVEDDNMANYPRDLPTLLLHSKGDLVCGIGGLVDMVDKYKDKTFKLIQLEGKSHGLTIPKSLSTISVYVSEWLDNYT; encoded by the coding sequence ATGAAGCTCCTGGCGACATACCTTTTCCTGTTTTCGTGTAAATTATGTGCTTTGgtaaatgtagaaaatTCCGGGGAAAGGGTCGAAGAAGTCACTCTCGACATTTCAGCTCCGGACCCTTTGTACGTTGAGACGCTTAAAAGAGCCTTTTATCTCATAAATGCACACTTTTACGTGGCCAAAGATGCCACGAGGATATCCTCTATTGTGGATAAAGAGCAGATATTATGGAAAGCCGCCAATGGACTGAGCTGTGACCACGTGGTACTCATCAGGTATCCCGAGGGGAATGGATGCCATCCGGGGCACCAGGGCGTTACTGGGCTCTTGTTGGTGTATACTGGGAGCCATGAGAACGTAAGGATGCCCCTATACTTTGCCAGGAATGGTGGAGCATGGACAGAGACGaaggaggaagagtttTACGATAAATTCCACCAAATGGTACTGCAAAAGACGGTCTTTGAGTCCATTGAGATTGACATTGAAAAGAGGGAAACATGCGACAAGTACTTTGTCACAAACACCTCCAACTTTCCATTCCTCGTCTACGCTCCAAACGTCGGCTATCGCATATCGAAAATTTTCAACGGCATAACAATTTGGGAAGCAAAGGGTGAAGATGAGAGATGCTTGTACGTATCTCTATACCCAAGAGATGAGCCTAAACTGGCGTATCTCATCGTCTCTAGTTGGCGTGGAGAGGAGAATATCTACCTCCACAAGATAAACTATGGATGGGCTAGAAtaaatgaagatgaatacATGGATAATCTAAAAGGGACCGGATTTGATGAGTCCAAGTTTGATAATAAACAAGTGCTGGATCTCGAAAACGTTAATAGTGATGTTGTCCGACTTAAAAAGTTAAAGTTTGGCGATACTCTTGTATGTTTACACGTTCCACTTCTTGGATTCCTATTAGAAAAGGTGGTGGACGGACAAAATGTGCTATGGGAAACTTCAGGTAATGAATATTGCATCTATGTTAACAAAGAATATAACAATGACTCTCCACGTACGCTATTTCTGATCGTTTCTGACAATGAGGGTAATCGCAGacttttgtattttaaaagAAATAATGAGAAGTGGGAAGCTACAGACGAGGACGAATATTTTTCTTTACATAATGTGAATAAGAACGTTTCATATACCCACCAGGGTAACGGTAAAATTGTAATGAGcagttttaagaataaaCAAGGACTACGTATTGCAACGTATGCCTCTAGAGTAGAAAATGCCAAGGGAGACTTCGTGTTGGCCCATGGACTTTCATCTCTTTTCATGTTTACATTCTGTAGAAAGTACTATGAGTGGAATTGCAAGACATTTGGAACTCCCCTCTCTCCGTATTTAGGAGAACCATTCATTGGACGTGGTCTGCAAAAGGGAAGTAATGTGGAAAAGTACGGACATCTATTTGAGCATGCAAAGCTGGAAGGTATGGATGCATTTGAAGCCTTTCCAAAGTACAAATATAACAACTGTTTTGTGGAATTTCTAAACGGACTCGGTTACAATGTATATGGCTATGATCTTCAATCGCATGGTCTCTCTGAATCCGTCTCTGAATTTAGATGCAGTATGGACGATTTTAAAGACTATGTCTATGATGTGCTTCAGTTTGTTAGCATTGTAAAGAGGGGTAAATTTGATGATCCTAGCGAAACTTTTGATGAGCGTAGCCTTTACGAGAACATTCCTACAGATAAAAAGATCTTCCTGCTAGGAAACTCCATGAGTGGCAACATTGTTATGCAAGCTgttcaagagttttacaagaatGCTGAGAAGGGAACAAAGTTTGTGGATGGTCTTGTATCCTTTTCTACAATGATAGATATTTACCCTATGTCAGATATAGAAGAGAGAAGAAAGTTTAGGGAGCGTATAAGAAGGTGCGCACGAGATGTGCCAACAGATGACTACTCTGATTACGTTATTTCCAATTTTGGACAATCATTTAGTGCATTTGCCGGATTTAATGATCCATTAGGTTATAACAAAAAACCGAGTTATAAGGTAGTGGAATTGCTATTCAATGCTTGTGAAGGTCTGGTAGAGGATGACAATATGGCTAATTATCCTAGAGATCTGCCCACACTATTGCTTCACTCCAAAGGCGATTTAGTATGTGGAATAGGTGGTTTGGTGGACATGGTCgataaatataaagataAGACTTTTAAATTAATACAATTAGAGGGGAAATCACACGGTTTGACAATTCCAAAATCCCTCTCAACAATTTCAGTTTACGTTAGCGAGTGGTTGGATAACTACACATGA
- a CDS encoding hypothetical protein (encoded by transcript BEWA_050520A) encodes MYPPKGLYMPVFYRLCRHIHRRCLVTTKESLEIAKIPSEIKNGAPPETAGETLRVTGGKLSLFTPKVDELPSDMEPLASRDVPVIDKSSFKNYLIVPQLGIKSLFSSQEVKLCENSPIPYKEYVPGTVHAHHYPLFLLPTEYSARISSDIYAASYTEDSRNYKFEGDRRLPLSIGNCAIPHPPQPLLYAILGRPTLLLLFSGNPPNSDATTALLWKNRLEHDINTVAVLNSPSGKLLSFAHKRYLNTLASTIVDKCLFMSIVKSLSVQSTVNMHQYRKELPSLLLIDKSGYIRWHAIGKPTRESSFILNESIKQVLKE; translated from the exons ATGTATCCCCCAAAAGGGCTCTATATGCCCGTATTTTACAGATTATGCAGGCACATCCACAGAAGATGTCTAGTAACAACAAAAGAGTCGCTGGAAATCGCAAAAATACCTTCGGAAATCAAGAATGGCGCCCCGCCAGAAACGGCCGGGGAGACGCTGAGGGTAACTGGCGGTAAACTCTCGCTCTTTACCCCAAAAGTGGACGAGTTGCCATCAGATATGGAGCCTCTGGCCTCCAGAGACGTCCCAGTCATCGACAAGAGCAGTTTTAAGAACTACTTAATCGTTCCTCAGCTTGGCATCAAGTCGCTCTTCTCAAGCCA GGAAGTAAAGCTTTGTGAAAACTCTCCAATACCTTACAAGGAGTATGTACCTGGGACTGTACATGCGCATCACTATCCTCTCTTTCTGTTGCCCACAGAGTACTCTGCGAGGATTTCAAGCGATATTTACGCCGCCTCTTACACGGAGGACTCAAGAAACTATAAATTCGAAGGGGATAGAAGGCTACCACTCAGCATAGGGAACTGTGCGATTCCACATCCTCCACAACCGTTGCTTTATGCAATTTTGGGGAGGCCAACTTTGCTACTCCTTTTCAGCGGAAATCCTCCAAACTCTGATGCAACCACCGCTCTTTTATGGAAAAATAGACTGGAACATGATATAAACACCGTAGCG GTCCTGAATAGTCCGTCTGGAAAACTCTTGAGCTTTGCCCACAAGAGGTACCTCAACACGTTAGCCTCGACTATCGTTGACAAGTGTCTATTTATGAGCATTGTAAAGAGTCTCTCTGTGCAATCCACCGTAAACATGCACCAATATCGCAAAGAGCTGCCAAGTCTACTTCTAATCGACAAATCCGGATACATTCGGTGGCACGCCATAGGAAAACCTACCAGAGAATCCAGCTTTATACTCAATGAAAGTATAAAACAAGTACTCAAGGAGTAG
- a CDS encoding hypothetical protein (encoded by transcript BEWA_050560A): protein MFWKAQVIIPLYVIHIPSLYKCGDFPDCKDSFVETGQSSRQICNSGPKLGQKEDEGTAETGSDDVLGAHLSTHAEQDIPKEETRSLASTPGDQNTPLTPKDEEISRGSTAKEPLFVHPQEGQMDQSTKKLPSSILDLANIDSSTIYPPKTIVNDSIATYYYPAKKGFERIVDGEETIWKGEKEEKCVVAYTILKGDKTILILLIRGDKESNLVYYRRDSGGYWSRLEREKRNVPIYRAIKLDISSLYPFAFSILQYTRGLICTKKYTAKAGYRIDEVRDGDSELWKSDSPDKHCTLATVHLCDNSPKLATLIINHSGNTIELRRRKRNGKWVDASEERYGKFLEGIEKTASLQEPKNVQLDIDNVDSSIFAVESTKENGVAIKTFFAKAGYHLTRIVQTIMPIWTSVYKRELCLTASFYFGKNGPVAAAVRYKDKNGKRFKGLRIVYDHGWKVAGKSDFYNVIDRIKCRSDSPEPWTTVRPQPLPPPPPPDPVALDISKPDLSIYKRFDYHLDSIPTTFILPQRNVTITKVINGDVTVWTPEGTQKFYYAKLSFKDGIPKVAQIVSEIDAIYAQHQYYKFKGGVWKELKKFNDEIENLKIKTIKKGNFAIRIEVEESNQEYKIFETGFGNIPARSYVPNPGYHAKEIKFGERVIWKASGNYKRCIRCTVYFRTTPYILLIVVRKSRGTDTLYFEKVGFIWEPRTAGEFYTRLGD, encoded by the coding sequence ATGTTTTGGAAAGCACAAGTCATTATTCCGTTATACGTCATACACATCCCCAGTCTCTACAAATGCGGAGACTTTCCAGACTGCAAAGACAGTTTTGTGGAAACGGGACAAAGTTCTCGGCAAATTTGCAACAGTGGCCCAAAGCTTGGtcaaaaagaagatgaaggaacGGCCGAAACCGGGTCAGATGACGTTTTAGGAGCTCATCTCTCTACACATGCAGAACAAGACATCCCCAAGGAAGAAACTCGTTCTCTAGCTTCTACGCCTGGTGACCAAAATACTCCATTGACAccaaaagatgaagagatTTCCAGGGGATCTACCGCAAAAGAACCCCTTTTCGTACATCCTCAGGAAGGACAGATGGACCAGTCTACGAAAAAATTACCTTCCTCAATTCTAGACCTGGCGAATATCGATAGTAGTACCATCTATCCACCTAAAACCATCGTAAACGATAGCATTGCTACATACTATTATCCAGCGAAAAAGGGGTTTGAAAGGATCGTGGATGGAGAAGAGACAATATGGAAGGGCgagaaggaagaaaagtgCGTAGTCGCCTACACAATTTTGAAGGGAGATAAAACGATTTTAATTCTCTTGATAAGAGGTGATAAAGAGAGTAATTTGGTCTACTACCGCAGGGATTCTGGAGGATATTGGAGTAGACTAGAAAGGGAAAAGCGAAATGTGCCCATTTATCGAGCCATCAAATTGGACATTTCTAGTCTTTACCCATTTGCATTCAGCATTTTACAATATACAAGGGGTCTAATTTGCACCAAAAAGTATACAGCTAAAGCCGGGTATCGCATTGACGAGGTTAGagatggagattctgaACTTTGGAAATCCGATTCTCCGGACAAACATTGCACACTAGCCACGGTACACCTTTGTGACAATTCACCAAAACTTGCCACTTTGATTATAAACCATTCCGGTAATACGATAGAACTGCgtagaaggaaaaggaatgggaaaTGGGTGGATGCGAGTGAGGAGAGGTACGGCAAATTTCTTGAGGGAATAGAGAAAACAGCTTCATTGCAAGAGCCTAAAAATGTCCAACTAGATATCGATAACGTGGATTCGAGCATATTTGCTGTAGAGTCTACCAAAGAGAACGGTGTGGCAAtcaaaacattttttgcaaAGGCTGGATATCACTTAACAAGAATAGTCCAAACTATCATGCCAATTTGGACGAGTGTATACAAGAGGGAATTGTGTTTAACAGCATCCTTTTACTTTGGTAAAAATGGGCCGGTCGCTGCCGCAGTCAGATACAAGGACAAGAATGGTAAGAGGTTTAAAGGGTTGCGCATAGTGTATGACCACGGATGGAAAGTTGCGGGAAAATCTGACTTTTACAATGTTATAGATAGGATAAAATGTAGAtcagattctccagagCCATGGACAACCGTTAGACCACAACCACTACCCCCTCCACCACCTCCTGATCCGGTCGCTCTTGACATCTCAAAACCGGACTTATCCATCTACAAGCGCTTTGACTACCACTTAGATTCTATTCCCACGACCTTTATACTTCCACAACGCAATGTAACAATTACCAAGGTGATTAACGGGGATGTTACTGTGTGGACCCCCGAGGGAACTCAGAAATTTTATTACGCCAAATTGTCCTTCAAGGACGGAATACCCAAAGTAGCGCAAATAGTTTCGGAGATTGATGCAATATATGCACAACACCAGTACTACAAGTTCAAGGGTGGAGTATGGAAGGAACTAAAAAAGTTTAATGACGAGATTGAAAACTTGAAAATAAAGACGATAAAGAAGGGCAACTTTGCAATCAGAATTGAGGTGGAAGAGAGCAAccaagaatataaaatatttgagaCTGGCTTCGGGAATATACCCGCCCGTTCCTACGTTCCCAATCCAGGGTATCATGCCAAAGAAATCAAGTTTGGCGAAAGAGTAATATGGAAGGCTAGTGGAAACTACAAGAGATGCATAAGATGCACCGTATATTTTAGAACTACGCCGTATATTCTCTTGATTGTTGTAAGAAAATCTCGAGGTACAGATACCCTGTATTTTGAGAAGGTCGGTTTTATTTGGGAGCCAAGAACAGCAGGGGAATTCTACACAAGGTTAGGAGATTAG
- a CDS encoding hypothetical protein (encoded by transcript BEWA_050530A), which translates to MVAQPQVTIKLGVKPNDKDKNGKTYTGDSTGSKSVIIKVTRSFYPLDQGSTANFLKYTHEDKDNTGRISPFKLKAVKDGTPIPINGIPPNGASIPNVTSVSAYYWKYKPKTVLILGVTATGTKSETTYYVKNLLFSGGTKWAQAGTGNLDDEELENVLDQQNCYFNNAVTMNVYFTKSQIYTSGNNKYCCYYHEGTSGKGRVSVERKTVSCTSHISTRLTVYKHEFTFGDSSRLSGIKYYDGRGQRRRIKITGLVLPTRDSVKVYVFYCNGKNPVLIYIRSRGIATGWYKKNDNSSSNGKDEKWEKVQDWLPNIIPNNFKTTDHGKFDELVKALQKAGGCKKSGICPPDPPPQQRQQEASPAEGSPTSDALADGGASIFAGLGIWSISGISSGTLAGAGGLTGFGWWMFKRSRGDPWIRQI; encoded by the coding sequence ATGGTAGCTCAACCACAAGTAACCATTAAGCTTGGTGTAAAACCGAATGATAAGgataagaatggaaaaacTTATACAGGAGATTCTACTGGAAGTAAGAGTGTTATTATTAAAGTCACAAGATCTTTCTATCCTCTTGACCAAGGATCTACTGCAAACTTCCTCAAGTATACTCATGAGGATAAGGATAATACTGGCAGAATATCACCGTTTAAACTAAAAGCAGTTAAAGATGGCACTCCTATTCCTATTAATGGGATTCCTCCCAATGGAGCTAGTATACCTAATGTGACCTCCGTTTcagcttattactggaagtATAAACCTAAGACAGTTCTCATATTAGGGGTTACTGCCACAGGTACTAAGAGTGAAACTACTTATTATGTCAAAAATCTTTTATTTAGTGGTGGTACTAAATGGGCACAAGCTGGTACTGGTAACCtagatgatgaagaacttgAGAATGTATTGGATCAACAAAACTGTTATTTCAACAATGCTGTTACTATGAATGTATATTTTACTAAGTCGCAGATCTATACCAGTGGTAATAATAAGTATTGTTGCTATTACCATGAGGGGACCAGTGGGAAAGGAAGGGTCTCCGTTGAGCGAAAGACTGTTTCTTGCACATCCCACATCTCAACTCGCCTTACAGtctacaaacatgaattTACTTTTGGTGATAGTTCTAGATTATCTGGTATTAAGTATTATGATGGTAGAGGtcaaagaaggagaatAAAGATTACTGGTCTTGTATTACCTACCAGAGACTCAGTGAAGGTATATGTTTTCTACTGCAACGGTAAAAATCCAGTTCTTATCTACATCAGAAGTAGAGGCATAGCTACaggatggtacaaaaaGAACGATAATAGCAGTAGTAatggtaaagatgaaaaatggGAAAAAGTTCAGGATTGGCTCCCTAACATAATACCTAATAACTTTAAGACTACGGACCATGGAAAATTTGATGAACTTGTTAAAGCGCTACAGAAGGCGGGCGGATGTAAAAAGTCGGGAATATGTCCTCCTGATCCTCCCCCTCAACAACGGCAACAAGAAGCTTCTCCTGCTGAAGGATCTCCTACTTCTGATGCTCTTGCTGATGGAGGAGCTAGCATTTTTGCCGGTCTTGGTATATGGTCCATATCTGGCATATCCTCTGGTACCCTggccggagctggtggtcttactggatttggttggtggatgtttaaacgttctagaggagatccttggattagacagatttaa
- a CDS encoding signal peptide containing protein (encoded by transcript BEWA_050550A), whose protein sequence is MRIASLLFIAFFCQVCHGKKNYRVKKRLEEEQRKKAEEAEAKRALEKNKLQTLNSQGYEPVTTSKEPGTVERSSGKKPVKPNTQAKEEPAPPKEEQPPANPKATGPVKKDQGVHRPVFQQATSQANAQPAAKSVKQAPKPAQLPASTVQQVNKRSIEQPKEQNVKPTLLTDLKSGVDSSRFDVQEVKEGDFSVLTLKEKIDANIPMLFFNGQLVWRSEYPNDSCSSAAFYFGQDNEPVAATFRFKTKDHKTVEGYRKFCNNKWLQVNKKTFYELLASSTS, encoded by the coding sequence ATGAGGATCGCTAGTCTCTTATTCATTGCTTTCTTTTGTCAAGTATGCCatgggaagaagaattATCGTGTAAAGAAAAGGCTTGAGGAAGAGCAAAGGAAGAAAGCAGAAGAGGCTGAGGCAAAGCGAGCGTTAGAGAAGAATAAGCTACAAACTCTTAATTCACAGGGGTATGAACCCGTTACAACATCTAAAGAACCAGGGACTGTAGAGAGATCTAGTGGTAAAAAGCCTGTTAAACCTAATACACAAGCTAAAGAAGAACCAGCTCCACCTAAAGAGGAACAGCCACCAGCTAATCCTAAGGCTACTGGACCAGTAAAGAAGGATCAGGGAGTTCATAGACCTGTTTTTCAGCAAGCTACATCGCAGGCAAATGCACAACCAGCTGCTAAATCTGTCAAACAAGCACCAAAACCGGCTCAACTACCCGCTAGTACAGTCCAACAGGTTAATAAACGGTCTATTGAACAACCGAAGGAACAAAATGTTAAGCCTACTCTTCTAACTGATCTCAAATCCGGGGTTGATTCTTCACGATTCGATGTACAAGAAGTAAAGGAAGGAGATTTTTCTGTCCTTACTctaaaggaaaagattgaTGCCAATATTCCTATGCTTTTCTTTAACGGTCAACTGGTCTGGCGGAGTGAATATCCCAATGACTCATGTTCATCAGCCGCCTTTTACTTTGGACAAGACAATGAACCTGTTGCAGCCACATTTAGATTCAAGACCAAGGATCACAAGACGGTGGAAGGTTACCGCAAATTCTGTAATAACAAGTGGCTGCAAGTCAACAAGAAGACCTTTTATGAACTACTTGCAAGTTCAACATCCTGA